The DNA window GGGTGATGGCGGGCGTCGAGGAGGCCCTGGGCCTCTTAAAGGATAAAGAGGTTGAGGTCTGGGCCATCCAGGAGGGGGATGGGTTTGCCCCCAAGGATGTGGTGATGCGCATTGAAGGGCCTTATGATGAATTTGGGATATTCGAGACCCCGATCCTCGGCATGCTTGCGAGCGCCAGCGGCTGGGCCACGGCGGCGCGCCAGGTCAAGGAGGCTGCTGGTGACAAACAGGCGATCTGCTTTGGGGCGAGGCACGTCCACCCGGCTGTCGCGCCAGTGCTGGAGCGATCGGCCGTCGTGGGTGGTGTGGATGGGGCGAGCTGCATCCTCGCGGCGAAGCTGCTGGGCAGGGAGCCCATGGGCACAGTCCCGCATGCTGTCTTCCTCATAGTGGGGGACTCGGTGAAGGTGGCAAGGGCTTATGATGATTTCATGCCGCTCGATGCTCCAAGGGTTATCCTTGTAGACACCTTCAAAGATGAGACCGAGGAGAGCCTCAGGGTTGCTGAGGCCCTCGGGCGGAGGCTGGCGGGCGTGCGGCTTGATACGCCCGGGGAGCGCGGGGGCGTTACTCCAGAGCTCGTGAAGGAGCTTAGAGCCAGGCTCGACCAGGCCGGGTTTAGCCATGTTAAGATATTCGTCTCAGGGGGCTTGACGCCTGATAGGATCCGGGAACTCATACAGGCGGGAGCCGATGCGTTTGGGGTTGGTAGCTTCATTTCCCAGGCGCCGCCCATAGATATGACGCTCGACCTGAAAGAGGTGAACGGCGTTCCGATTGCAAAGCGGGGGAGGATCCCTG is part of the Bacillota bacterium genome and encodes:
- a CDS encoding nicotinate phosphoribosyltransferase; amino-acid sequence: MSGDSQAPVGGRGLKELKTIQDVKDINIGVGQTAAGGGRRFHSATHEELLAGYTTDVYFIRTREILERLGLARTPVVAEIFPRKMGVMAGVEEALGLLKDKEVEVWAIQEGDGFAPKDVVMRIEGPYDEFGIFETPILGMLASASGWATAARQVKEAAGDKQAICFGARHVHPAVAPVLERSAVVGGVDGASCILAAKLLGREPMGTVPHAVFLIVGDSVKVARAYDDFMPLDAPRVILVDTFKDETEESLRVAEALGRRLAGVRLDTPGERGGVTPELVKELRARLDQAGFSHVKIFVSGGLTPDRIRELIQAGADAFGVGSFISQAPPIDMTLDLKEVNGVPIAKRGRIPGRIPNPKLRKVM